The genomic window AGGTAGCGGCAGTGACCCCCTGTCACCACAGGTGACATAGCCGGGGTGCGGGGTCGGGGTGAAGTGCGTGGCGTCCTCGTAGAGGTGGACGCTGACGGCGATATCACCGACCTGTAGGTCTTGAAGGCACGGCCCTCGAGCGCGGCGCGCGGTCGACGGCGGGCCGCCGTCGACCCCAAGGAGATCCGGTTCCAGCCGGAGTAAGCATCGCCAGGAAGGCAGCGGCTAGGTTGGGTGATCCAGAACACCTACCGGTGGAGCAAGTCTGGGGTGGCGTTGACCTAAGGGCAGGGGCGCACCCTAGGTGCATGACAAAGATGAACCGTGGGCACCAGACTGATTCGTCCTGGACCGGTATGGTGCCGGTCGAGGACACGGCGCTGGCCGTGACCGACACTGGTGATACCGGTACTCCGGTGATCTACCTCAATGGCTCGTATGCCAATCAGAAGCATTGGCGCCGCGTCATCGCCGACCTGGGTCCGGGCTGGCGGCACATCACCTATGACGAGCGGGCCCGCGGCCGATCGCGGCGTTCGGCGGATTATTCCTTCGAGGCGTGCGTTCGCGACGTCGGTGTCGTTCTCGCGGCGCGGGGGGTAGACCGGCCAATTCTGGTGGGTTGGTCCTACGGCGCGGTGGTGGGGGTGCACTGGGCCAGCCGAAACCCGCACCGTGCCTTGGGTGTGGTCCCGGTCGACGGCGCGTACCCATACGACTTGTTCAGCCGCGGCAGCATGACCCGCGACGATGTCCGCCGTCTGTTCCGCCGAATGCGCTGGGCGTTTCCGGTGGCCCGCCGGCTGGGCATGGCCGCCCGGATGACCGGCGATCAGCACGCCGAAGTCAACATCGAGCTCAACGAGGTCGTCGCCGAGATCGAGCCGGTGCTGGACAATCTCACCGTGCCGGTGCGCTGGGTGGTCGCCTCAGGCGGCAACCTCGGCGGCGAGGCCGATGAAATGCAGATACAACGGGCCAACCTCGGCCCGGTGCTCGCCCGCAATCCGAACATCGAGGTGAGCGCGACCGTCGCCAGCAACCACTCCAAGGTGCTGAGCAAGGACTTCCGTGCCATCGCCAACGCCGTGCGCGAAGTCGCCGCCGTCGGCAGCGGGAGCCGTTGAGAACATGACGAGTGGTCTGACGATCGGCCAAGCGGCGGCCTTCGCGGGTGTCACAGTGAAGACCGTGCGGCATTACCACCGGCTCGGCCTGGTCGAGGAACCCCGCCGCGACAGCCTCGATCACCGACGCTACGGTTCGTCCGACGTGCTGCGGCTGGTCCAGGTCCGGACCCTGGCCGAAGCCGGCGTGCCGCTGGCCGAGATCGGCACCATGCTCGGCGCCGATCCGCAGCAGTTCGCCGCCGACCTGGCCCAGGTCAAACAACGGCTGACCGATCGGATCCAGGAGCTGATCGCTCGCCGTGACATGGTGGACCGGCTCGCCGCCGGAAACCGGCTCCTGCTGCCCGACCGCGCGTGCGCGCTGTTGGACCGCGCCGCCGACCTCGGCTTCCCCCCGGACTACCTTGCACAGTCCCGAGAGAGCCTTGTGCTGGCCAAGGCGTTGGTCCCGTGGGACTTCGACGACTTCCTCACCCAGATCGAGCACTCCCTCGACGACGCCCAGTACGTGACCCTGCTCAAGCGCAACTGGGAGGCCAGCGGATGGGAACCCGACGATCCGCGGGTCGCCGAACTCGCCACGGCCATCACCACCCACCTTCTCGCCAACCCCGAGCTGCTGGCGATACCCACCAGCCTCCAAGGCAAGACCGACACGGCGGCCCGGTTTGGACTGATCAACGATTACCAGGCGCAGATCGCACCCGCCTGGGGCCGACTGATGGCGCTGGTCGAAGCCGACTTGCGCTCGGCAGGCGTCGATATCAGGGGCACACCACCATGACCGTTCTTACCGAACAATAGTCGCCACCGAACGCGGCGATGTTGTCCCGGATCCACCGCAACGCCGTCAGCTGGTCGAGCAGACCGAGATTCGCGGGCACCTCGGTCCCGTTGCCGAGGAAGCCGAACATTCCGAGCCGGAAGGTCACGGTCACGACGACCACGCGTTGTTCGACAACCAGCGCGCATGGATCGTATTGGGCGAGATCGCCGGCACCAGCGACGTTGCCGCCACCATGGATCCAGACCAGCACCGGCAGCCGTTCGTTGTCGCCGACATCGGCCGGCACTGTGACCGACAAGCGCTGGCAGTGCTCATCCGTACGAAGATCGTCGCTGCCGATCAGTTTGTCGAACAATTTCGGTGGCAGTTGCGGCGAGGCCGGGGCCCGTTCGAACGCGTAGACCCGCGCCTCGTACCGCACGACCTGAACGGGAGGAGAGAATCGTTCCGCTCGCGCGTATGGAATGCTGAGCGCCCGCACCACATCGCCCATCTACGAACTCGAACACGATCTTCTACTGCGCCGCAAACGAGCCGAAAACGAGGCTGGTACGGCGAAATCGAAGGCATCGAGACCGGTTGTGGTGCTGAACATCCGGTATTGCCGAGATGCGTGTGTCGGCTGTCCTGCTATCGCGGGTGTCGCTACGAGCCCTGGGTCCAAGTGGCCACGAAATATCCCACGCCGCTGGATGCCGGACCTGCCAGCAGTTCTGCCTGGAATCGCTGTCCGTCAGCCGCCCCGGCAAGGACCTGCCATGCCGCTCGGCCGGTTGCGTTCAGCCGATTGGACAACGCCGGATCGAGCCAACCCAGCCCCTCGGTGTCGGCCTCGCCGAGCGCAGCTGCCACCTCGGCGTCATAGCGCCCGGACCGCTCATCCGGGTGTGGCCGCACCGTGACACCCCTGACCGCCGACCCTTCTCCCATCACCAGCATCGCGACCCGCCCGGCGCGCCCGGCCAGCTCCCACCCCAGCCTCGCGCAGTCCTGCGGTGAGGCATCGAACGACACGGCCTGGTACTCGACCCGTGCCATGAGCACTCCAGGAGGGCGGCCGAAATCGAGAAGCCAGTAGCCGAGGGAAAGAGACAATGGCAACGGCGCCGACTCGTCGTGATCCTGTCCCCAGCCGCCCCACCAGTCGATGCCGTGCGCCCGCAGGCTCGGATACGCACCGGCGGGGTGGAACGTCCTGGTCGTATCGTCACCACCCACAATCACCACGAGTTCGGGTGTCGTCTCATCCGCAGGGCGCGCGCCGAACCCCTCGAAGACGGCAGCCCTGCCGTCGATGCCCAACTGAGGAAGATCCAGCCGGCGAACGGATTCCGCGCAGGCAGCCCGCAATTGGTCCCACTGCGAGGCGGCCTCCCCGGCAACGTCGGGTATCAGTCCCGGCGGATGTGGGCATACAGCGGCCGAGATCAATGCCACGGATTCTCCTCACGATCATGCTTCACACCACCTTCGCACAACCGCGGGCACCGGCCGAACAGCCACTCTCGCTGAAGCTATTGCAGGGCACGGTGATCGGCGACGATATGCGACAGAAGACGACCTCGAGACAGCAGCCACGACCGATTCCGAAAGTCATCGAACCTCTCGATATCCTGTAATGCCGCGTGGCGGGCGTTCTGTGCGGCGAGATCAATTGCGGCGCAGAACATCCGCTCTTGACGATGAGCGGATACAGGCTGAATTGACGTCTGGAGCACAGGCTGGGCACTCGCCCTGGTCAGGAGGTTCAGTAGGTCGGCCAGTTACCCGGTGTCATGAGTTCGAGGAGATGCTCGTCGGGATCCCGGAAATAGATGCTGCGTCCGCCAAGTGCCCAATTGGTCCGGCCTTCGATCGGGATGCCGTGCGCGTTCAGGTGAGTTTCCCACTCGGTCAGTTGGTCCTCGGAGACCGCGAAGCACACATGGAGCCGGCCACTGCCGTCGTGGGGTGGGATCTCGCCGTTCGGCAGACCCGGTTCGGGCAGCACTTTCGGTTCGAGCGATCCGCCGCGGCGGAACAGCAGCAGCACATTGTCGCCTCCGATGTCGAACGCGCACAACGGATCCGCTTCGAGAATCGGTTTCAGTTGCAGCACATCGGTATAGAACTTTCTGGCACGACCGAGGTCGTCGACATACAACGCGGACTCGATGATCCGGTCAAGTTTCGGCACAGTTCGCTTCCCTCCTCGATTACGGTCTCGGAACCATCGTGCAACCTCGAGCCCACTCGAGGTCCAGCGTTGCGTGGATCACAGACACACGGAGCATGAGCATGGGTCCGCGTGGGCGGGGTTCAACTCGCCTGGCCCAAGCCTGAACCCGATTCACACGAGCGGGCGGACCTCCTCGGCCCCGAACGTCCTCGTCGGCGTTTGTCGTGTGTTCGGCTGGTGTGGTCGCCTCGGCCGCCGCAGAACACGCTCTCACGCAGGGTTTGGTGCCACAGTGGCGTGCCCGCACGGCGGAATCCCAGTGGATCGCCGCCGCGCTCGGCTTCCGCGAACTCGGTGCGCAGCTGAGCTTTCGGCTGGATCCCCTACCCGGACAAGGTTGGGGCAGGTGAATCCCGGGCCGACGGCCGGAACCATCCTTGCCTCCTGCGAGCGACCGCAGTATCTGCTGTCGCCGCGGCCCGCTCGGTTCAGGCTCGCCGAGCCGAGGATGGCACGAACGCACTGACAGGCCGAATTGAGTGCCTCCGGCTGGTTCGTCGCCAGGGACGAGTCAACCGAGTATGGACCTCGGGATCTGCCGAATTCAGGTGCTTACAGTTCGGCGCGCCAGCCTGTTGATCGGCTAGTCATTGCGACACTTTCACCTTGCTGGATAGCGTCCGGGTGGGGTCGACTGACGCTTTGCGCTGGCAATCCGGCCCGTCAGGGTGAATAGAGGTTCGACTACGGGACAGCGGTAGACAGCGACGCTACCGCCGCTGCGGCAGGAGAAGGCCGACCCGCCGTTCGCGACGCGGCGCGTCTCACCAGGGCCTCGTGAATTCCATCGCTAACATCGCGCTATGACCTTGCCCGTGAGCAGCGACATCAGCGCCGAGGTGCAGGCGTTTTTCGATCGCTACGTCGCCGCGTGGCACGACCACACCTCCCCCGCGCAACAGCGCGAGGACACGGCGTGGGTGCTGGAGTTCTATGGGGTTCCGATTTCCCTGATGACTCCTGCGGGCTACATCGCGTTCACCGACCAGCGTTCCCTGCTCGAGGCATACGGTCAGGAACTTCAGCGCCTGAGCGACGACGACTATGCCGACAGCATTGAATCCGGACGCAGCGTGCGTGTCCTCAACGACCTGGCAGCAGTCATCGAAACGACCTTCACCAGAAACGACCGCCAGGGCCAAGTGATCGAAAGTTACCAAGCCACGTTCCTCGCCGCACGTACCGACCTCGGATGGCGATTTGTATCCATCGTCAACACCCCCACCGAGGCGGGCTAGCTCTTCACCACTGATAGCCATCGGGATTCAACACCGGCATACAGAAGGCCGGGGCCATGCAATCCCTAGTTATCGGCAGCTGCAATCCAATCTACGTTCACTCAACACCCGATTGTGGACCTGGGATGCACCCGACGCGCTATCCGTAGCCGCAACCGGTCACGCTCAACGATCAACCCGCTAGAACATCTCGGTACCCGCAATGCGCGGTAATGCCGCATGGCGCGTGTTTGGGCGGTCATCCAGAAGGTCGACTGGCACGCCTTCTCAACGCGCAAATGCCTGCGGGCTCAGGATGTCTCTGTCCGTCGCTTTCCTGCGTCTGCACCTGCTCGAGCGGATCTTGCGGGCGATACGAGCGCCACATATGGTGAGGCCATGATCTTTTCCTGTGGAAAGGGCGTCCTGCGCCCCTGCCGGTGACCCCCGGCAAGTGGCTGGATCCCGGCGACGCCGATGACCAGGCCACTGTTCGTGCCGACGCGTTGGGTCCGCAGCCGCAAACCGAGGCGCTGTCTGAACCGGATTTCGGCATGGCCATCAACAAGATTCAGTTCGACATACAAGTCGAATTCCGCCGCCCACGCCGCTGGCTGCTCGCCGACATGCTTCCGATCGTGCGATGCGACCGGATCATGCCCTGTATCGACAGTGTGCCACTCACCGACCTGATCGACAGATTCGAGCTAGAGGCAGGTATGCGGCCGGCAGGTGGGGCATACGGGGGTCTCATCCCGGCGTACTCTCGGTGCCTCCGGTTGGATGACCACTTCCATGGAAGGTCCACCATGGCAACGGGATCCAAGACGCCCGTGCTCGTGTGTGAATGCGGTGAGTGGGGCTGCTGGCCGCTGCTGGCCGAGATAACCGTCACTGACGACCTTGTGCTCTGGGATTGCGCCGAACAACCCGATCGCCGGGCACGCGACTATGGCACGTTCGGTCCATTCCGATTCGACCGCAAGCAATACGACCACGCTCTCCGGAACCTGATCAAGCCGATCAGATCAGACATCGCGTGAACCACGGTTCGCCGCAAGCCTGATCAACGGAACTCGCTGCTCGCATCCCGCGATGCACGCTCATGCCGCATGGCGCGCCGACCGGACCGGCCGACTCGGGATTGTTCGACGGTCGACTCCGAGCTGACCGGATCGACGATGAAGCTCGCTACGCAGCGTGCACTCACGAGACCGGCGGCGACGGCGGGCCGGTCGCGCCGCCGAGCGCGCCGGGCGAGATCAGAGACCGCAGGGCGTGCCGGCGGCGTCCAAGGCAGCGGTGAGAGCGGGATCCCCCATCACCCTGTCGAAGTCGTCGAGGTTCGTCGCGGTCTCGAGCCGACTCAGCTGTGCCGCAGCAGTATTGAGCGCGTCTTTCAACGCGCCCGGGTCTGCGGCGTCCGCCACGACGCGGAGGTCCCCGGCGGTGTCGAGGTAGATCTGCCGCAGTTCGGAGAACGAGCCCGCGCCGCCGAGTGCTCCGAGCCGGTTATTCAAATCGGTCCAGGCCTCATTGAGGGCGGCGCATGTCGCCTTGTCGTCGACCGCTCCCGCAGTACCGGCAACCGCGGTGAGTCCGCAAGTGACGACCATCAGCGCCGACACGACAAAAGCTGTTCGTCGCATGGGCATGTCCCTTCTCCCGAGGCGATCCCCGGCACCGGACATCTTCTCAGCACAGCGAAGTGGTGCGCGACGCGGGGGGAAGAGTCCGGCCCGGACTGTGCAGGCATCGGCGGAAGGCCGTTTCGAGGTTGAGCCTTACCGACGCTGTTGTGCCACCAGATCAAAGTCCGATGCGACGAACGTCCTGATCCGAAGACACAGTCGACCCGTCCCGCTGCTCGCCGCGGCTCGAAATCGGACGCGGATGTCCGTCGGCAAACGTGCTGTAATGCCGCGACCCGCGCGTTCGCGAACGTCTGCGTCTGCCGATGTCAGGGCGATGGCTTGGCGTCGATCTCAACCCCTTCGAGCGCTGCCAGCACCACGGCTATGTCGCGCACTCGCTCGAAATACTCCGCTTCGTACTCATCTTCGAGGTGCGGCAAGATCCTGCCCAGCGACTCAATGCATTTGACCAGAGCGCGGCGACGGCGATCATCCAGTGCGTGAGACAGGGCAGTATGGACGCAACCCGCCGTGGCCCCATCCAGCATCACCAGGTCCACGCCCGCGATGTCGACGCCACGTGCACGTGGCGGAAATGGGGCTTGTCGATGCTCGCCCCATAGCCGCTCGAGCGATTGGCGACTCGGCTTGTCCATACTCGAAATCTTTGTCCCCCAAGCTTATAACCGCGATACCCGAGTTCCGGCGGGATGTCGAGCCTGGATGCCGAACGCACGCTCATGCCGCGACTCG from Nocardia iowensis includes these protein-coding regions:
- a CDS encoding MerR family transcriptional regulator, which translates into the protein MTSGLTIGQAAAFAGVTVKTVRHYHRLGLVEEPRRDSLDHRRYGSSDVLRLVQVRTLAEAGVPLAEIGTMLGADPQQFAADLAQVKQRLTDRIQELIARRDMVDRLAAGNRLLLPDRACALLDRAADLGFPPDYLAQSRESLVLAKALVPWDFDDFLTQIEHSLDDAQYVTLLKRNWEASGWEPDDPRVAELATAITTHLLANPELLAIPTSLQGKTDTAARFGLINDYQAQIAPAWGRLMALVEADLRSAGVDIRGTPP
- a CDS encoding alpha/beta hydrolase, whose translation is MTKMNRGHQTDSSWTGMVPVEDTALAVTDTGDTGTPVIYLNGSYANQKHWRRVIADLGPGWRHITYDERARGRSRRSADYSFEACVRDVGVVLAARGVDRPILVGWSYGAVVGVHWASRNPHRALGVVPVDGAYPYDLFSRGSMTRDDVRRLFRRMRWAFPVARRLGMAARMTGDQHAEVNIELNEVVAEIEPVLDNLTVPVRWVVASGGNLGGEADEMQIQRANLGPVLARNPNIEVSATVASNHSKVLSKDFRAIANAVREVAAVGSGSR
- a CDS encoding carboxylesterase family protein, yielding MGDVVRALSIPYARAERFSPPVQVVRYEARVYAFERAPASPQLPPKLFDKLIGSDDLRTDEHCQRLSVTVPADVGDNERLPVLVWIHGGGNVAGAGDLAQYDPCALVVEQRVVVVTVTFRLGMFGFLGNGTEVPANLGLLDQLTALRWIRDNIAAFGGDYCSVRTVMVVCP
- a CDS encoding VOC family protein, with the protein product MPKLDRIIESALYVDDLGRARKFYTDVLQLKPILEADPLCAFDIGGDNVLLLFRRGGSLEPKVLPEPGLPNGEIPPHDGSGRLHVCFAVSEDQLTEWETHLNAHGIPIEGRTNWALGGRSIYFRDPDEHLLELMTPGNWPTY